A region from the Lolium perenne isolate Kyuss_39 chromosome 4, Kyuss_2.0, whole genome shotgun sequence genome encodes:
- the LOC127296214 gene encoding probable carboxylesterase 8: MDPYKYLNIRLNPDGSLTRNGEAKLLPPCPSGEPIAVTAAAGADGPAHRIVHSNDAPLNDANGTSIRLFVPGNDVGARDGSRLPLILYFHGGGYVLFRAASEPFHNTAATIAATVPAAVASVDYRLAPEHRLPAAFDDAADAVRWVRSYAAGSPGRPIFIMGSHSGASIAFRAALAAVDQGVELRGLILNQAHHSGVERTAAEQASVDDRVLPLPANDLLWELALPLGADRDHEYCNPDAMLAGVSAARLRRLPPCLVLGRKKDPPRDRQRVLVAALREAGVHVEAKMDGAGFHAMELFKANCAAEFNAQVADFVRRHAHAGDGVDEHVARSRL, translated from the coding sequence ATGGACCCGTACAAGTACCTCAACATCCGCCTCAACCCGGACGGCTCCCTCACCCGCAACGGCGAGGCCAAGCTCCTCCCGCCGTGCCCGTCGGGGGAGCCCATCGCCGTCACCGCCGCTGCCGGCGCGGACGGCCCAGCGCATCGCATTGTCCACTCCAACGACGCGCCGCTCAACGACGCCAACGGCACGAGCATCCGCCTCttcgtccccggcaacgacgTCGGCGCCCGCGACGGCAGCAGGCTGCCGCTCATCCTCTACTTCCACGGCGGCGGGTACGTGCTCTTCCGCGCGGCCTCCGAGCCGTTCCACAACACGGCGGCGACGATCGCGGCCACCGTGCCCGCCGCGGTCGCATCCGTCGACTACCGCCTCGCGCCGGAGCACCGCCTCCCGGCCGCCTTCGACGACGCCGCCGACGCGGTGCGCTGGGTCCGGTCCTACGCCGCCGGGTCGCCGGGCAGGCCCATCTTCATAATGGGCTCCCACAGCGGCGCCAGCATCGCGTTCCGCGCGGCGCTTGCCGCCGTGGACCAGGGCGTGGAGCTGCGCGGGCTGATACTGAACCAGGCGCACCACAGCGGCGTGGAGCGGACGGCGGCAGAACAAGCGTCGGTGGACGACCGCGTGCTGCCGCTGCCGGCCAACGACCTGCTCTGGGAGCTCGCGCTGCCGCTGGGCGCCGACCGGGACCACGAGTACTGCAACCCCGACGCCATGCTGGCCGGCGTCAGCGCGGCGCGGCTGCGGAGGCTGCCGCCGTGCCTGGTGCTCGGCCGGAAGAAGGACCCGCCCAGGGACCGGCAGAGGGTGCTGGTGGCGGCGCTGCGGGAGGCCGGGGTGCACGTGGAGGCAAAGATGGACGGCGCCGGGTTCCACGCCATGGAGCTGTTCAAGGCCAACTGCGCCGCGGAGTTCAACGCGCAGGTGGCGGACTTCGTCCGCCGCCACGCTCACGCGGGCGACGGCGTTGACGAGCACGTTGCGAGGAGCAGGCTGTGA